The DNA window CACGGACGGGAAAGCCTGCGCCACACTGCGGAAGCGGTTTTAGCCACAGATTTACCGATTTTTCACCGGGAGAACCCCATCGGTGTGAATTCGCGTCATCCTGTGGCCTTCCTCGGAGGGGGGTCGGCAAAGGGAGCCAGCATAACTGCTAGCCTGCCCGACATTCGATCTGCCGCAGGGCCTCGTACATGACGATGGCTACGGCTGTCGCCAGGTTCAGACTGCGCACATGGGGCGAGCGCATCGGGATCTTCAAGGCGTGATCCCAGTTGGCCTCCAGTAGCTCACGCGGTAGCCCTCGCGTCTCGCTGCCGAAGACCAAACAATCCCCCGGTTCATAGACAACGGAGGTATAGGGCTTCTCGGCTTTGGTCGTGTAGTAGAAAAATCGCGCTCCCGGCAGCACGGCATAAAGCTCCTCCATCGAGCGATGACGACGAAGGTCCACGTAAGGCCAGTAATCCAGCCCCGCACGCCGCACCGATTTTTCATCAATGTGAAAGCCGAGCGGTCCCACCAGGTGGAGGGCGACCTCATTGGCGGCACAGAGCCGGGCGATGTTGCCGGTGTTGGGATGAATCTCCGGTTCCACCAGAACAACATGAAGGATGGGCGCGGGTCGTGGTTGTGCCCCCCGCTCGTTCCTTTCTCGATCTGCGTTCATCTCCCCTGATGTCATCTCGGCTCCCGGCAAAAGTATACGACATCTGCGAGAGAAATGACCGGGATATTACTCCTGATTCCGGCCCTCGATGTAAACCCGGGGGACTTTATTGTGGATGCCCGTTGTGTGCGGCCTCCGGTCGTGAGAGGTTGATTCGGCGCAGCTGGTGGGAGAAAATCAGGGCCGAGCTTTCGCGGGCAGCGGCAGGCTTCCATCCTCATGAGGGCGTCACGACTCCCGTCCGTGAGAGGGAAAACGCCGGTGCGACCGGCAGAGAGAGCGACGAACTTTCATTCGGGCTTTGTGCAGTTGCGACTTTGTGGCTCCCACGCTGATGCCGAGCAGGGCGGCGATCTCATCATGACGATA is part of the Blastocatellia bacterium genome and encodes:
- a CDS encoding tRNA (cytidine(34)-2'-O)-methyltransferase, with the translated sequence MNADRERNERGAQPRPAPILHVVLVEPEIHPNTGNIARLCAANEVALHLVGPLGFHIDEKSVRRAGLDYWPYVDLRRHRSMEELYAVLPGARFFYYTTKAEKPYTSVVYEPGDCLVFGSETRGLPRELLEANWDHALKIPMRSPHVRSLNLATAVAIVMYEALRQIECRAG